One Panicum virgatum strain AP13 chromosome 9K, P.virgatum_v5, whole genome shotgun sequence genomic region harbors:
- the LOC120649874 gene encoding uncharacterized protein LOC120649874 produces the protein MARPQGGLMDPIRSPSAAASSFHRSAAKHLQQAVTLARGNGISRRCLLTLLTSTAAIPDGSESRKALLQEYLKKSKDNKEKNDKERLDDYYKRNYMDYFGLIEGPAREKKEEERTESEKRILEWLDKNK, from the exons ATGGCTCGGCCACAAGGGGGACTGATGGATCCAATCAGAAGCCCGAGCGCTGCAGCTTCATCCTTTCATCGGTCAGCGGCGAAGCATCTCCAGCAAGCCGTCACCTTGGCTCGGGGGAATGGAATTAGCAGGAGGTGCCTTCTGACGCTGCTGACATCCACTGCCGCAATACCAGACGGCAGTGAATCAAGGAAGGCTCTACTGCAGG AGTATCTGAAGAAAtcaaaggacaacaaagaaaagaatgacAAGGAG AGGCTGGATGACTACTACAAGAGGAATTACATGGACTACTTCGGGCTCATCGAGGGCCCGGccagagagaagaaagaggaggagcGCACGGAGTCGGAGAAACGGATCCTCGAGTGGCTTGACAAGAACAAGTAG